A window of the Desulfovibrio sp. Fe33 genome harbors these coding sequences:
- a CDS encoding zinc ribbon domain-containing protein — translation MYQKQIEQLIVLQEVDDEILELTKEIELAPQELTDLEGQLDEFEVRRGRIDEKTGILQEQKKKLSVEIEEDAGKIKKSKNKLMLVGNTKEYHAMMREMDSLEKLNRMRDDEQTAVREELLRQDEATQSLNDEMSGVQEQYEALKTTLEERLDKANKKLEALNRKRKKACKAVPPPILGRYEFIRERMEHPVIVPVSEGVCSGCNIMIPPQTYNDLQKGQQILSCPNCQRLIYWQAFVQPGGSIEEE, via the coding sequence ATGTATCAGAAACAGATTGAACAGTTGATCGTCCTTCAGGAAGTGGACGACGAAATCCTCGAACTGACCAAAGAGATCGAGCTGGCTCCCCAGGAGCTGACCGACCTTGAGGGACAGCTCGACGAGTTCGAAGTTCGCCGCGGCCGGATCGACGAAAAAACGGGCATCCTCCAGGAGCAGAAGAAGAAGCTCTCCGTGGAGATCGAAGAAGATGCCGGCAAGATCAAAAAGTCCAAGAACAAGCTGATGCTGGTGGGCAACACCAAGGAATACCACGCCATGATGCGCGAAATGGATTCCCTGGAAAAGCTCAACCGTATGCGCGACGACGAGCAGACGGCCGTGCGCGAAGAGCTTCTGCGCCAGGACGAGGCCACCCAGTCTCTCAACGACGAGATGAGCGGCGTGCAGGAACAGTACGAAGCGCTCAAGACTACCCTGGAAGAACGCCTTGACAAGGCCAACAAAAAGCTTGAAGCCCTGAACCGCAAGCGCAAGAAGGCTTGCAAGGCTGTGCCGCCGCCGATCCTGGGCCGCTACGAATTCATTCGTGAGCGCATGGAGCACCCGGTCATCGTGCCGGTCTCCGAAGGAGTGTGCTCGGGCTGCAACATCATGATCCCGCCGCAGACCTACAACGATCTGCAGAAGGGTCAGCAGATCCTGAGCTGCCCCAACTGCCAGCGGCTGATCTACTGGCAGGCGTTCGTGCAGCCGGGCGGATCGATCGAAGAGGAATAA
- a CDS encoding Nif3-like dinuclear metal center hexameric protein — MLPRGKPYGSILFMGNGRNYMKIQDILSIFRELAPEANQSSWDNSGVQVAGSVDRTDKVAVTLEPTPAALCRCLEWGAGAVITHHPLYMKPKAPNAEGMYLDALRAVIRSGSWLYAAHTSLDTRPGGPAFWLGRELGLTGGRLLEVEHGRAPIEASFYCEEPISREAADIWANHDGVHSVSQSRTGEVRVVCDEPHWSGLADSIEFSLGKRPLFYLRSLTAPLSEVGFGEVGELPQPMAFDAFMGRLAGLIRRDALLVAGPKPETVRTVAYCGGSGSDLIERAARAGADVFVTGDMKYHPAVETPVCVVDVGHFSLEEEMMRRFAMELAEAMPKAEVRFFPGEDPFTVYAG, encoded by the coding sequence TTCAAGATATTTTATCGATTTTCCGAGAATTGGCTCCGGAAGCGAACCAAAGTTCCTGGGACAATTCCGGAGTGCAGGTGGCCGGGTCCGTCGATCGGACCGACAAGGTGGCCGTGACTCTTGAGCCCACCCCGGCGGCGCTCTGCCGTTGCCTGGAGTGGGGCGCGGGCGCGGTTATCACCCACCATCCCCTGTACATGAAACCCAAGGCTCCGAACGCGGAGGGCATGTACCTCGACGCGTTGCGGGCGGTTATCCGATCGGGAAGCTGGCTTTACGCAGCCCACACGTCCCTGGACACCCGTCCCGGCGGTCCGGCCTTCTGGCTGGGCAGGGAGCTGGGGCTGACCGGAGGACGGCTGCTCGAAGTGGAGCACGGACGCGCCCCGATCGAGGCCTCCTTCTACTGCGAGGAGCCGATCAGCCGCGAGGCCGCCGACATCTGGGCCAACCACGACGGGGTCCACTCGGTGTCCCAGAGCCGCACCGGCGAGGTCCGGGTGGTCTGCGACGAGCCGCACTGGAGCGGGTTGGCGGACAGCATCGAATTTTCCCTGGGCAAACGTCCGCTGTTCTACCTGCGCTCCCTGACCGCGCCGTTGAGCGAGGTCGGTTTCGGCGAGGTGGGCGAACTGCCCCAGCCCATGGCCTTCGACGCCTTCATGGGCAGGCTGGCCGGTCTGATCCGACGCGACGCCCTGCTGGTCGCCGGGCCGAAGCCCGAGACCGTTCGGACCGTGGCCTACTGCGGCGGGTCCGGCTCGGACCTCATCGAGCGGGCCGCGCGCGCCGGGGCAGACGTGTTCGTCACCGGGGACATGAAGTACCACCCTGCCGTGGAAACCCCGGTCTGCGTGGTGGATGTGGGCCACTTCTCCCTGGAAGAGGAGATGATGCGCCGTTTCGCCATGGAACTGGCCGAAGCCATGCCCAAAGCCGAAGTCCGTTTCTTCCCGGGCGAGGACCCGTTCACGGTGTACGCGGGATAA